From a region of the Candidatus Cloacimonadota bacterium genome:
- a CDS encoding metal ABC transporter substrate-binding protein has translation MKTLGSIILIMLIALSGCKAPAEKKNEEKVLILASIYPYELLLKQMVGDAIEVRSIIPPNASVHSFSPQPSDLKNLHKAELILINGMGLEDVFMQHLSTMKEKLMISADLLNDLIALDSLNQIRHMQMHQLEKEHEEHNHQHAGGDPHLWTSPKMMLKLATKLKTELVSRFPSFAPLITHNYENIIAELNDAHEKIEQERTAFREPALVTYHNSFHYFAAEYDINYLGWVQSSPGREPSPRELARLGAKIRDHGVRRIFIEPQQNPKSAEVLAREYKLDLGTLDPIGSTLEAKTIAQLILLNWESMKQAF, from the coding sequence ATGAAAACCCTTGGTAGCATCATTTTGATAATGCTTATTGCCCTATCCGGTTGCAAGGCTCCGGCAGAAAAGAAAAATGAGGAAAAAGTACTTATCCTTGCTTCAATATATCCGTATGAATTGCTCTTAAAACAAATGGTGGGCGATGCCATCGAAGTGCGGAGTATTATTCCGCCAAATGCTTCGGTGCACTCTTTCAGCCCCCAACCATCTGATCTGAAGAATCTGCATAAAGCAGAATTGATACTGATAAATGGAATGGGTCTGGAAGATGTGTTTATGCAACACCTCAGCACTATGAAAGAAAAGCTAATGATTAGTGCCGATCTACTAAACGATTTGATTGCACTGGATTCACTTAATCAAATACGCCACATGCAGATGCATCAGCTCGAAAAAGAACATGAAGAGCATAATCATCAGCATGCGGGCGGGGATCCGCATCTTTGGACATCTCCCAAGATGATGCTGAAATTGGCAACCAAGCTCAAAACTGAGCTGGTATCCCGCTTTCCCAGCTTTGCTCCGCTTATTACCCACAACTATGAAAACATCATTGCCGAGCTGAATGATGCGCATGAAAAAATAGAACAGGAACGAACGGCATTTCGTGAGCCGGCTTTGGTAACTTATCACAATAGCTTCCATTACTTTGCTGCGGAATACGATATAAACTATCTGGGCTGGGTTCAAAGCTCTCCTGGGCGCGAACCTTCTCCGCGTGAACTTGCTCGCCTGGGTGCTAAGATTAGAGATCATGGTGTGCGCCGGATCTTTATTGAGCCGCAGCAAAACCCTAAATCTGCCGAAGTACTTGCACGAGAATACAAATTGGATTTGGGTACTTTAGATCCCATTGGAAGCACTTTAGAAGCGAAGACAATTGCGCAATTGATCCTGCTTAACTGGGAATCTATGAAGCAGGCTTTTTGA
- a CDS encoding leucyl aminopeptidase, translating into MKIDVSRKIPEHIETLVIINEEDAKISEMELLDEKTRESIELFSETEEYNYELAKVKSFSQMVGKKPQNILLAGAGDTDKLGLDGLRKVFAASWREAMRLKAKHVHVIFGFELKVSEVNLGHILAETAILTSYKFNKYISLDKNHDIESIHLIYFTKTNRHINRGILEGRIYAEATNMARDLVNEPPNVMNPENLADHAKKAALQYGFSIDIYSVDKLRRLKMEALLSVGKGSKSEPKLILMRYNGNPDKKHQLCALVGKGLTFDSGGYSLKPGPSMVNMKSDMGGAAAVIGAMAAISTLKLKVNVLGVIAAAENMIGSNAYRPGDIITAMSGKTIEVLNTDAEGRLTLVDAIHYAIEKEKADRVLDIATLTGAAVAALGKDFSAVLSNDDGWYNKLATASETSGERIWRMPLHQDYKELIKSEIADLKNVGGPLAGCITAALFIEEFVQNKAWIHIDIAGTAMNDKAHGTDNYGATGVGVRLLTNLIRNME; encoded by the coding sequence ATGAAAATCGATGTTAGCCGGAAAATACCGGAGCATATCGAAACCCTTGTGATAATCAATGAAGAAGATGCCAAGATATCGGAAATGGAACTCTTGGACGAAAAGACACGCGAATCTATAGAGTTATTTTCCGAAACAGAAGAGTATAATTATGAATTGGCGAAAGTAAAAAGCTTTAGCCAAATGGTTGGCAAAAAACCGCAAAACATATTACTGGCTGGCGCTGGAGATACAGACAAGCTTGGGCTGGACGGATTACGTAAGGTCTTTGCTGCATCCTGGCGAGAAGCCATGCGTTTGAAGGCCAAACATGTACACGTAATATTCGGTTTCGAATTAAAAGTTTCGGAAGTGAATTTGGGGCATATTCTTGCTGAAACAGCCATCTTAACTTCATATAAATTTAATAAATATATAAGCTTGGATAAAAACCACGATATTGAGAGCATCCATCTTATCTATTTTACCAAAACAAATCGCCACATAAACCGGGGCATCCTTGAAGGCAGAATATACGCCGAAGCCACGAATATGGCGCGGGATTTGGTTAATGAACCACCAAACGTGATGAATCCTGAAAACCTTGCCGATCATGCCAAAAAAGCTGCCCTACAATACGGTTTCTCGATAGACATATACTCTGTGGATAAGCTCAGACGCCTCAAGATGGAAGCTCTGCTGAGTGTGGGTAAGGGATCTAAAAGCGAGCCCAAACTCATTTTAATGCGCTATAATGGCAATCCGGATAAGAAACATCAACTCTGTGCATTAGTAGGTAAGGGACTTACCTTCGATTCCGGCGGATACAGCCTAAAACCAGGTCCAAGCATGGTAAACATGAAAAGTGATATGGGTGGCGCAGCGGCTGTTATTGGGGCTATGGCAGCTATCTCGACTTTGAAGCTGAAAGTTAACGTATTAGGCGTAATCGCTGCTGCCGAAAACATGATCGGATCTAATGCCTATCGTCCGGGCGATATTATCACTGCGATGTCTGGCAAAACCATTGAAGTTTTAAATACCGATGCCGAAGGCAGATTGACTCTTGTAGACGCCATTCACTACGCCATAGAAAAAGAAAAAGCAGATAGAGTGTTAGATATCGCAACGCTTACCGGAGCGGCTGTAGCTGCGCTTGGAAAAGATTTTTCGGCAGTATTAAGTAACGATGATGGATGGTATAACAAACTCGCTACTGCATCCGAAACAAGCGGTGAAAGAATATGGCGTATGCCCTTGCATCAAGACTATAAAGAACTAATCAAATCTGAAATTGCAGATCTGAAGAATGTAGGCGGACCCTTAGCGGGTTGCATTACGGCTGCGCTATTTATTGAAGAATTTGTCCAAAACAAAGCTTGGATACATATTGATATTGCTGGCACAGCTATGAACGATAAAGCACATGGGACCGATAATTATGGCGCAACCGGTGTGGGAGTGCGCTTGCTAACCAACCTTATTCGCAATATGGAATAA